A DNA window from Streptomyces bacillaris contains the following coding sequences:
- a CDS encoding YceI family protein has translation MGLRAQVRTRDGWAVQHAVVTVTDMTGTQVLRAAADEDGAVRTDGSLPAGAYTVIVTAVGYAPAASTALVTASGRIEGGQIVLARQGGIELPPPGTWSLDPAHSSVGAVARHLGISSVHGRFTDFTGRIEITQDVSRSRVDAVIGAASVDTGNTMRDKHLRSPDFLDVDRYPEITYRSTGLTPAGPDRWTVHGELTMHGVNRPVDLDLTYLGTGPDPWGGVRAAFHATAELRRDDFAMNYNQVVQAGISAIGTTLRVELDIQAVQGEALPG, from the coding sequence ATGGGACTTCGCGCACAGGTACGGACGCGGGACGGCTGGGCGGTCCAGCACGCCGTCGTGACGGTCACCGACATGACCGGCACCCAGGTGCTGCGGGCCGCGGCCGACGAGGACGGGGCCGTCCGCACGGACGGGTCCCTGCCGGCCGGCGCGTACACGGTCATCGTCACGGCGGTCGGGTACGCCCCCGCCGCCTCCACCGCCCTCGTCACGGCGAGCGGCCGGATCGAGGGCGGGCAGATCGTCCTGGCCCGGCAGGGCGGGATCGAGCTGCCGCCGCCGGGCACCTGGTCGCTGGACCCGGCCCACTCCTCGGTCGGCGCGGTCGCCCGGCACCTCGGGATCTCCAGCGTGCACGGCCGGTTCACCGACTTCACCGGCCGTATCGAGATCACGCAGGACGTCTCCCGCTCCCGGGTCGACGCGGTGATCGGCGCGGCGAGCGTCGACACCGGCAACACCATGCGGGACAAGCACCTGCGCTCCCCCGACTTCCTGGACGTCGACCGCTACCCGGAGATCACCTACCGCTCCACCGGCCTCACCCCGGCGGGGCCCGACCGCTGGACCGTCCATGGCGAGCTGACCATGCACGGCGTCAACCGCCCCGTCGACCTCGACCTGACCTACCTCGGCACCGGACCCGACCCGTGGGGCGGGGTGCGCGCCGCCTTCCACGCCACCGCCGAACTGCGCCGCGACGACTTCGCGATGAACTACAACCAGGTCGTCCAGGCCGGTATCTCCGCCATCGGCACCACCCTGCGCGTGGAGCTGGACATCCAGGCCGTCCAGGGCGAGGCGCTGCCGGGGTAG
- a CDS encoding PPOX class F420-dependent oxidoreductase, protein MAPQIATNTTVDLDELLAFVRPRHRAVLLTTRADGRPQGSPLTCGVDGAGRLVMSTYPERAKTRNAKRDERVSVIVLSDEWDGPWVQIDGTAEVLDAPESVEPLVEYFRNISGEHPDWDEYRAAMVKQGKSIIRVTPERWGPVATGGFPAHLAPGR, encoded by the coding sequence ATGGCTCCCCAGATCGCGACCAACACCACCGTGGACCTCGATGAGTTGCTGGCGTTCGTACGCCCCCGGCACCGGGCGGTCCTGCTGACCACCCGGGCCGACGGCCGCCCCCAGGGCTCCCCGCTGACCTGCGGGGTCGACGGTGCGGGGCGGCTGGTCATGTCGACGTACCCGGAGCGCGCCAAGACCCGGAACGCCAAGCGGGACGAGCGGGTCAGCGTGATCGTCCTCTCCGACGAGTGGGACGGGCCGTGGGTGCAGATCGACGGTACGGCGGAGGTGCTCGACGCCCCGGAATCGGTCGAGCCGCTCGTCGAGTACTTCCGGAACATCTCCGGTGAGCATCCGGACTGGGACGAGTACCGGGCCGCCATGGTGAAGCAGGGCAAGTCGATCATCCGGGTCACCCCGGAGCGCTGGGGTCCCGTCGCGACCGGCGGCTTCCCGGCCCACCTGGCGCCGGGGCGCTGA
- a CDS encoding NAD(P)-dependent oxidoreductase, translated as MPGPGAVPEAVPGEGPGVPAPELLARARLLVAPGLSASLVRELERIAGRGAEQVGAGGAADGPLLTADGPLLCVGAVLPDALRTERLLWFHSVNAGTDPLLAAGPWPAGALLTRTVGRMGERIAQYVLGWVLAECQAVPEYVAQHARAEWRRLPTELAAGQTALVYGTGRIGGAVAGLLRSCGVRTVGVGRTARTGAPPAGFDRVIGAEEDPEAEAEELARARWVVAALPLTGATEGFFGAGRFAAVRGATFVNVGRGATVDPVALEGALRGGGVRRAVLDVLPEEPAAPGDPVWRLPRTVITSHSAGITADEDVAQDFAACWEAVAAGRRPELAVDTGRGY; from the coding sequence ATGCCCGGTCCGGGGGCGGTGCCGGAGGCGGTTCCCGGGGAGGGGCCGGGAGTGCCCGCCCCGGAGCTTCTCGCGCGGGCCCGGTTGCTGGTCGCGCCCGGGCTGAGTGCCTCTCTCGTACGGGAGTTGGAGCGCATCGCCGGGCGGGGCGCCGAGCAGGTGGGGGCAGGCGGGGCGGCCGACGGTCCGCTTCTCACGGCCGACGGGCCCCTTCTCTGTGTGGGGGCCGTGCTGCCCGACGCCCTGCGTACCGAGCGGCTGCTCTGGTTCCACAGCGTCAACGCCGGTACGGACCCGCTGCTCGCCGCGGGACCGTGGCCCGCCGGGGCGCTGCTGACCCGGACCGTGGGGCGGATGGGCGAGCGGATCGCCCAGTACGTCCTGGGCTGGGTGCTCGCGGAGTGCCAGGCCGTCCCCGAGTACGTCGCCCAGCACGCCCGCGCCGAGTGGCGGCGGCTCCCCACGGAGCTGGCCGCCGGGCAGACCGCCCTCGTCTACGGCACCGGGCGCATCGGCGGGGCCGTCGCCGGGCTGTTGCGGAGCTGTGGGGTGCGGACGGTGGGGGTGGGCCGGACCGCGCGGACCGGGGCGCCCCCGGCGGGCTTCGACCGGGTGATCGGGGCGGAGGAGGACCCGGAAGCGGAGGCGGAGGAGCTGGCGAGGGCGCGGTGGGTGGTCGCCGCGCTGCCGTTGACCGGGGCGACGGAGGGCTTCTTCGGGGCGGGCCGGTTCGCGGCGGTGCGGGGCGCCACGTTCGTCAACGTGGGGCGGGGCGCGACCGTGGACCCGGTGGCCCTGGAGGGCGCGCTGCGGGGCGGCGGGGTGCGGCGCGCGGTGCTGGACGTGCTGCCCGAGGAGCCCGCCGCGCCCGGCGACCCGGTCTGGCGGCTGCCCCGTACGGTCATCACCTCGCACTCCGCGGGGATCACCGCCGACGAGGACGTGGCCCAGGACTTCGCCGCCTGCTGGGAGGCCGTGGCGGCGGGGCGGCGGCCGGAGCTGGCGGTGGACACGGGGCGGGGTTACTGA
- a CDS encoding TetR/AcrR family transcriptional regulator, with protein sequence MVSASDPAKSPARTSVWLDRRTPSRSRRTESPAGLDRNRITEASVRLLDAEGLAKFSMRRLAAELDVTAMSLYWYVDTKDDLLELALDSVYAEIAPPREDADWRDRLRELARSYRELIVRHIWISPLAGTFLNIGPNSMLFSYAVQDVIRATGLPLERQTGALSACFQFVYGFGTVEGHFKARCDATGLTEDEYHRHAMGTIRAQPHLRKIVESSDELMAARGGDTVEEMRERDFVFALDLLIAGIEAMCDRTGSATTPAQ encoded by the coding sequence ATGGTGTCCGCGTCCGACCCCGCGAAGAGCCCCGCGCGGACCAGCGTGTGGCTCGACCGACGGACCCCGTCGCGCTCCCGCCGCACCGAGTCCCCGGCGGGCCTGGACCGCAACCGGATCACCGAGGCGTCCGTACGGCTGCTGGACGCCGAGGGGCTCGCCAAGTTCTCCATGCGCCGGCTCGCCGCCGAACTGGACGTCACCGCGATGTCCCTCTACTGGTACGTCGACACCAAGGACGACCTCCTGGAGCTGGCGCTCGACTCGGTCTACGCGGAGATCGCCCCGCCGCGCGAGGACGCCGACTGGCGGGACCGGCTGCGCGAACTCGCCCGCAGCTACCGGGAGCTGATCGTCCGGCACATCTGGATCTCCCCGCTCGCCGGGACGTTCCTCAACATCGGCCCGAACTCGATGCTGTTCTCGTACGCCGTCCAGGACGTCATCCGGGCCACCGGCCTGCCCCTGGAACGGCAGACGGGCGCGCTCTCGGCGTGCTTCCAGTTCGTGTACGGATTCGGCACCGTCGAGGGCCACTTCAAGGCGAGGTGCGATGCGACCGGGCTGACGGAGGACGAGTACCACCGGCACGCCATGGGCACGATCCGGGCCCAGCCGCACCTGCGGAAGATCGTCGAGTCCTCCGACGAGCTGATGGCGGCCCGGGGCGGCGACACGGTCGAGGAGATGCGGGAGCGGGACTTCGTCTTCGCGCTGGACCTGCTGATCGCGGGCATCGAGGCGATGTGCGACCGTACGGGCTCCGCGACGACGCCCGCGCAGTAG
- a CDS encoding endonuclease/exonuclease/phosphatase family protein, whose product MSPRRRITQLALAAALLGTLIGSPPAAATTAPGRGVPLRVATYNIHAGAGMDNVFDLDRQADELRLLGADVIGLQEVDRHWGARSEWRDLAGELAERLGMHVFFAPIYSLDPAQPGGARAEFGVAVLSRYRIVSAENHEITRLSTQDPYPVPAPAPGFAEAVVRVKGRPLHVYVTHLDYRPDPAVRTAQVADTRRIMAEDRGAKILLGDFNAEPAAPELAALWEGLTDADPGAPTFPARDPVKRIDYVAVAKGTAEVRRAWVPESPAPGHASDHRAVVADLVVRGR is encoded by the coding sequence ATGTCACCGCGTCGCCGTATCACGCAACTCGCCCTCGCCGCTGCCCTGTTGGGCACCCTGATCGGCTCCCCGCCCGCCGCCGCCACGACCGCCCCCGGCCGCGGCGTTCCGCTGCGGGTGGCCACGTACAACATCCATGCCGGGGCAGGCATGGACAACGTCTTCGATCTCGACCGGCAGGCCGACGAACTCCGGCTGCTGGGAGCCGATGTGATCGGCCTTCAGGAAGTCGACCGGCACTGGGGCGCCCGCAGCGAGTGGCGCGATCTCGCGGGCGAGCTGGCGGAGCGGCTGGGCATGCATGTGTTCTTCGCGCCGATCTACAGCCTGGACCCGGCCCAACCTGGCGGTGCCCGGGCGGAGTTCGGGGTGGCCGTGCTGTCCCGGTACCGGATCGTGAGCGCCGAGAACCACGAGATCACCCGCCTCTCGACCCAGGACCCGTACCCGGTCCCCGCCCCCGCTCCGGGGTTCGCGGAGGCCGTCGTACGGGTGAAGGGGCGGCCCCTGCACGTGTACGTGACCCACCTCGACTACCGCCCGGACCCCGCCGTACGGACCGCCCAGGTCGCCGACACCCGGCGGATCATGGCCGAGGACCGGGGCGCGAAGATCCTGCTCGGCGACTTCAACGCGGAGCCCGCCGCCCCGGAGCTGGCCGCGCTGTGGGAGGGGCTGACGGACGCCGACCCGGGGGCGCCGACCTTCCCCGCCCGGGACCCGGTCAAGCGGATCGACTACGTGGCGGTGGCGAAGGGAACGGCCGAGGTGCGGCGCGCCTGGGTGCCGGAGAGCCCCGCCCCGGGCCATGCCTCGGACCACCGGGCGGTCGTGGCGGACCTGGTGGTGCGGGGGCGGTGA
- a CDS encoding serine hydrolase domain-containing protein, whose amino-acid sequence MSTPHGLQDLLDTHIARGSAPGAVALVARGDRSGQGSHGDRGALSDRGSRDDQGAGDDRGGRGDQGSQGDRGVRVEVAVAGSALLSGSTPMRRNSVFRLASVTKPIVAAAAMTLVEDGVIAPADPVAAWLPELASPLVVRTPQSPVGDVVSAVRPITVLDLLTFRAGYGFPSDFSLPAVAPLFAELKQGPPRPQAVPGPDAWMAALSRIPLLHQPGDGWLYNTCSDILGVLVARAADRPLPAYLAERLFEPLGMTDTGFSVAPGALDRFTGYYRAGEGSSAGGPELVDAPDGRWSRLPAFPSGAGGLVSTVDDWYAFGRMLLAGGLADDGRRVLSAESVRQMVTDHLTPAQRAESGLFTEGQGWGFGGSVDVEITAPWNVLGRYGWIGGTGTSAHIIPSTGTVAVLLTQMELAGPAAPQLMRDFWTYAAGF is encoded by the coding sequence ATGAGCACCCCGCACGGACTGCAGGACCTGCTGGACACCCATATCGCCCGGGGATCCGCGCCGGGAGCGGTGGCATTGGTCGCCCGGGGCGATCGGAGCGGCCAGGGCTCCCACGGTGATCGAGGCGCCCTCAGCGATCGGGGTTCCCGGGACGATCAGGGCGCCGGGGATGATCGGGGCGGCCGTGGCGATCAGGGCTCCCAGGGCGACCGAGGTGTTCGGGTGGAGGTGGCGGTGGCCGGCTCGGCCCTGCTCTCCGGGAGTACGCCCATGCGCCGGAACTCCGTCTTCCGCCTCGCCTCGGTCACCAAGCCGATCGTCGCGGCGGCCGCCATGACCCTGGTCGAGGACGGCGTGATCGCCCCCGCCGACCCGGTCGCCGCCTGGCTCCCCGAGCTGGCCTCGCCGCTGGTCGTCCGGACCCCGCAGAGCCCGGTGGGCGACGTGGTGTCGGCGGTGCGCCCGATCACCGTCCTCGACCTGCTGACCTTCCGGGCCGGGTACGGCTTCCCGTCCGACTTCTCGCTCCCGGCCGTCGCCCCGCTCTTCGCCGAGCTGAAACAGGGCCCGCCCCGGCCGCAGGCCGTGCCCGGGCCGGATGCCTGGATGGCCGCGCTCTCCCGTATCCCGCTGCTCCACCAGCCGGGCGACGGCTGGCTCTACAACACGTGCTCCGACATCCTCGGTGTCCTCGTCGCCCGCGCCGCCGACCGGCCGCTGCCCGCGTATCTGGCGGAGCGGCTGTTCGAGCCCCTCGGCATGACGGACACCGGGTTCTCCGTGGCGCCCGGTGCGCTGGACCGGTTCACCGGCTACTACCGGGCGGGGGAGGGGAGTTCGGCGGGCGGGCCGGAGCTGGTGGACGCGCCCGACGGGCGGTGGAGCCGGCTGCCCGCCTTCCCCTCCGGGGCCGGTGGGCTGGTCTCGACCGTCGACGACTGGTACGCCTTCGGCCGGATGCTGCTCGCCGGGGGCCTGGCGGACGACGGGCGGCGAGTGCTGAGCGCGGAGTCCGTACGCCAGATGGTGACCGACCACCTCACCCCGGCCCAGCGCGCGGAGAGCGGGCTCTTCACGGAGGGCCAGGGGTGGGGGTTCGGCGGCTCGGTGGACGTGGAGATCACGGCCCCGTGGAACGTACTCGGCCGCTACGGCTGGATCGGCGGCACCGGCACCTCGGCGCACATCATCCCGTCCACCGGTACGGTCGCCGTCCTGCTCACGCAGATGGAGCTGGCCGGGCCCGCCGCACCGCAGCTGATGCGGGACTTCTGGACGTACGCGGCCGGGTTCTGA
- a CDS encoding ArnT family glycosyltransferase codes for MPTAPQSPAAPQSPIALPIPRTSDDHDHRRPPLDPGPRAATPRGDGPRWARPALYGLLLAVGVAYFINLSASGYANSFYSAAVQAGSQSWKAFFFGSLDAANAITVDKPPAALWPMALSVRLFGLNSWAILAPQVLMGVATAAVLNTAVRRRFGPVAGLIAVGVFALTPVAALMFRFNNPDALLALLMTVTVWCVLRALEQGRTKWLLWAGAAVGFAFLTKTLQAFLILPPLALLYAVCAPVSVRKRLGQLALSALTMVVVGGWWVAIVELMPASSRPYVGGSQNNSFLELTFGYNGLGRLNGEETGSVGGGGGRGGGGGWGETGIGRMFNSEVGGQIAWLLPAALILLLAGLWLTRKAARTDSARAAFLAWGGALVMTAAVFSFMAGIFHQYYTVALAPYIAALVAMGAVVLWEERAAWWPRAVLAGTVAVTVVWAYVLLGRTPEYLPWLRWAVLVGGLVGAVGLLFVGRVGGRALALAVVGLSFAASLAAPFAYTASTLSTGHQGSIVTAGPSGAGFGMGGPGGGGGRGGPGGGSNGGDGDRRGQRGGAQLQPPGGQAQFPGQGQGQGQFPGQGQGQAQGNQGQGNQQGNATGGMPGGGMPTLPGEGMRGGGGGMGGLLNGASVSAEAKALLAKDADDYTWAAAAIGAQNAASYQLATGEPVMAIGGFNGSDPSPTLAQFKKYVEEGRIHYFVSGGGMGGGGMGGGEGGGGMGGGGLGSSGTSSQISSWVTENFTEVTAGSATFYDLTQPVS; via the coding sequence GTGCCCACCGCACCCCAGAGCCCCGCCGCACCCCAGAGCCCCATCGCGCTCCCGATTCCGAGGACCTCCGATGACCACGACCACCGCCGCCCTCCCCTCGATCCCGGTCCCCGCGCCGCCACCCCGCGCGGGGACGGCCCCCGCTGGGCACGCCCCGCGCTGTACGGGCTCCTCCTGGCCGTCGGGGTCGCCTACTTCATCAACCTCAGCGCCTCCGGTTACGCCAACTCCTTCTACTCCGCAGCCGTCCAGGCCGGCAGCCAGAGCTGGAAGGCCTTCTTCTTCGGCTCGCTGGACGCGGCCAACGCCATCACCGTCGACAAGCCCCCGGCCGCCCTCTGGCCGATGGCCCTCTCCGTACGGCTCTTCGGCCTCAACTCCTGGGCGATCCTGGCCCCTCAGGTCCTGATGGGCGTCGCCACGGCGGCCGTGCTGAACACCGCCGTACGCCGTCGGTTCGGGCCGGTCGCCGGGCTGATCGCGGTCGGCGTCTTCGCGCTGACGCCGGTCGCCGCGCTGATGTTCCGCTTCAACAACCCGGACGCGCTGCTCGCCCTGCTGATGACCGTCACCGTGTGGTGCGTGCTGCGGGCGCTGGAGCAGGGGCGGACGAAGTGGCTGCTCTGGGCGGGGGCGGCGGTGGGGTTCGCGTTCCTGACGAAGACCCTCCAGGCGTTCCTGATCCTGCCGCCGCTGGCCCTGCTGTACGCGGTGTGCGCGCCGGTCTCCGTACGGAAGCGGCTCGGCCAACTCGCCCTGTCCGCGCTGACGATGGTCGTCGTCGGTGGCTGGTGGGTGGCGATCGTGGAGCTGATGCCCGCCTCCTCGCGGCCGTACGTCGGCGGTTCGCAGAACAACTCGTTCCTGGAGCTGACCTTCGGCTACAACGGGCTCGGCCGGCTGAACGGTGAGGAGACCGGGAGCGTCGGCGGGGGCGGTGGCCGTGGGGGTGGCGGTGGCTGGGGCGAGACCGGCATCGGGCGGATGTTCAACTCCGAGGTCGGCGGCCAGATCGCCTGGCTGCTGCCCGCCGCGCTGATCCTGCTGCTCGCCGGTCTCTGGCTGACCCGGAAGGCGGCCCGTACCGACTCCGCGCGGGCCGCGTTCCTGGCCTGGGGCGGGGCGCTGGTGATGACCGCCGCCGTGTTCAGCTTCATGGCCGGGATCTTCCACCAGTACTACACGGTGGCCCTCGCCCCGTACATCGCCGCGCTGGTCGCCATGGGGGCCGTGGTGCTCTGGGAGGAGCGGGCCGCCTGGTGGCCGAGGGCGGTGCTCGCGGGGACCGTGGCGGTGACGGTGGTCTGGGCGTACGTGCTGCTGGGCCGCACCCCGGAGTACCTGCCGTGGCTGCGGTGGGCGGTGCTCGTGGGCGGTCTGGTGGGGGCCGTGGGACTGCTCTTCGTGGGGCGCGTGGGGGGCCGGGCGCTGGCCCTCGCGGTGGTGGGGCTGAGCTTCGCGGCCTCGCTGGCGGCGCCGTTCGCGTACACCGCCAGTACGTTGAGCACGGGGCACCAGGGGTCGATCGTGACCGCGGGGCCGTCGGGCGCCGGGTTCGGGATGGGCGGGCCGGGCGGGGGCGGTGGCCGGGGCGGGCCGGGCGGTGGTTCGAACGGGGGTGACGGTGACCGGCGCGGGCAGCGCGGCGGTGCGCAGTTGCAACCGCCGGGCGGCCAGGCGCAGTTCCCGGGCCAGGGTCAGGGCCAAGGCCAGTTCCCCGGTCAGGGGCAGGGCCAGGCTCAGGGCAATCAGGGCCAGGGCAATCAGCAGGGCAACGCGACCGGTGGAATGCCGGGCGGTGGAATGCCGACCCTCCCCGGCGAGGGCATGAGGGGCGGTGGCGGCGGCATGGGCGGGCTGCTCAACGGCGCGTCCGTCTCCGCCGAGGCGAAGGCGCTCCTGGCGAAGGACGCGGACGACTACACCTGGGCCGCCGCCGCCATCGGCGCGCAGAACGCCGCCAGCTACCAACTCGCCACCGGAGAGCCGGTGATGGCCATCGGCGGATTCAACGGCAGCGACCCGTCACCGACGCTCGCGCAGTTCAAGAAGTACGTGGAGGAGGGCAGGATCCACTACTTCGTCTCGGGCGGCGGCATGGGCGGCGGCGGCATGGGCGGCGGAGAAGGCGGGGGAGGCATGGGCGGAGGCGGCCTGGGCTCCTCCGGCACCTCCTCCCAGATCTCGTCCTGGGTGACGGAGAACTTCACCGAGGTCACGGCCGGCAGTGCCACGTTCTACGACCTGACGCAGCCGGTGAGTTGA
- a CDS encoding glycosyltransferase: MTTDSLPSSHRADGGTAGSTAKKRGGHLPVREHLPAGLRVPAASGAPVLDVVVPVYNEEKDLRPCVLRLHDHLSRTFPYAFRITVADNASTDSTPAVAAALAAELLGVRSVRLEEKGRGRALRTVWSASDAPVLAYMDVDLSTDLNALLPLVAPLISGHSDLAIGSRLARSARVVRGSKREFISRAYNLILRSSLAAGFSDAQCGFKAIRREVAERLLPMVEDSGWFFDTELLVLAERAGLRIHEVPVDWIDDPDSTVHIVRTATEDLKGVWRVGRALAVGALPLDRLARPFGDDPRDRALTGVPRGLARQLVGFCVVGVLSTLFYLALYSLFRLGVGPQVANGAALLVSAVANTAANRRLTFGVRGRRGAVRHQAQGLVVFAIGLTLTSGSLAALGAASGSPSHSAELAVLITANLAATVLRFLLLRAWVFPTGAHRTPEPRRTPEPHRAPDSEDLR, encoded by the coding sequence ATGACCACCGACAGCCTCCCCAGCAGCCATCGCGCAGACGGCGGCACAGCCGGGAGTACCGCGAAGAAGAGGGGCGGACACCTGCCCGTACGGGAGCACCTCCCGGCCGGTCTCCGGGTCCCCGCCGCCTCCGGTGCCCCCGTGCTCGACGTCGTCGTCCCCGTCTACAACGAGGAGAAGGACCTCCGCCCCTGCGTCCTGCGCCTCCACGACCACCTCTCGCGCACCTTCCCGTACGCCTTCCGCATCACCGTCGCGGACAACGCGTCCACCGACTCCACCCCCGCCGTGGCGGCCGCGCTCGCGGCGGAGCTGCTCGGGGTGCGGTCGGTGCGGCTGGAGGAGAAGGGGCGCGGGCGGGCGCTCCGTACGGTCTGGTCGGCCTCCGACGCACCCGTCCTCGCCTATATGGACGTCGACCTCTCCACCGACCTCAACGCCCTCCTCCCGCTGGTCGCCCCGCTGATCTCCGGCCACTCCGACCTGGCCATCGGCTCCCGGCTCGCCCGGAGTGCGCGGGTGGTACGCGGGTCGAAGCGGGAGTTCATCTCGCGCGCCTACAACCTCATCCTGCGCTCCTCCCTCGCCGCCGGGTTCAGCGACGCCCAGTGCGGGTTCAAGGCGATCCGGAGGGAGGTGGCCGAGCGGCTGCTGCCGATGGTGGAGGACAGCGGCTGGTTCTTCGACACCGAGCTGCTGGTCCTGGCCGAACGGGCCGGGCTGCGCATCCACGAGGTGCCCGTCGACTGGATCGACGACCCCGACTCGACCGTCCACATCGTGCGGACGGCCACCGAGGACCTGAAAGGCGTGTGGCGGGTGGGGCGCGCGCTGGCCGTCGGCGCGCTGCCGCTGGACCGGCTGGCCCGGCCCTTCGGGGACGACCCGCGCGACCGGGCGCTGACCGGGGTGCCGCGCGGACTGGCCCGCCAGCTGGTCGGGTTCTGCGTCGTCGGGGTCCTCTCCACCCTCTTCTACCTCGCCCTGTACTCCCTCTTCCGGCTCGGCGTCGGGCCGCAGGTCGCCAACGGGGCCGCGCTCCTCGTCTCCGCCGTCGCCAACACCGCCGCCAACCGGCGGCTCACCTTCGGCGTACGCGGCCGGCGCGGAGCCGTACGCCATCAGGCCCAGGGGCTCGTCGTCTTCGCGATCGGCCTCACCCTGACCAGCGGCTCGCTCGCGGCGCTCGGGGCGGCCTCCGGATCTCCGTCCCACAGCGCCGAGTTGGCCGTCCTGATCACCGCCAACCTCGCCGCCACCGTGCTCCGCTTCCTGCTCCTGCGCGCCTGGGTCTTCCCGACCGGTGCCCACCGCACCCCAGAGCCCCGCCGCACCCCAGAGCCCCATCGCGCTCCCGATTCCGAGGACCTCCGATGA
- a CDS encoding sensor histidine kinase: MLRRPWTLRTRLVVSAVSLIAVVAAVIGSVTAIAFHSYLYGKLDDQLHSIAVRAERPPGPGPVPEGAVPDSVVPEALLPTALRDAGPLGFIGGGGQPLGTFGAVVDDGDVTASKVVVEDSGLRSQESAKPLTAAQQRALEAAAPEAGEDARSVELPGLGGYRVEAATTAEGRTVLVGIPTAEVSGALTTLIVVEVCVTAAGLVAASLAGTVLVGVALRPLRRVAATATRVVELPLHSGEVALLERVPDAEADPRTEVGQVGAALNRMLGHVGSALAARQESETRVRQFVADASHELRTPLASIRGYAELTRRASGGGASAADPVTRHALGRIESEADRMTGLVEDLLLLARLDAGRPLSYESTDLLPLVVDAVSDARVAAAAMETGDDAHHRWRLELPDEPVTVRADPARLQQVLVNLLANARTHTPAGTTVTVSVRPPSPASTVGPVTLEVRDDGPGIPPELLPHVFERFARGDASRTRGAAAERATGSTGLGLAIVQAVVSAHGGRVRVESAPGRTVFAVELPAETAAHQGSEGAETASHQGAQGAETAARQGSQGRDRLTTPV; this comes from the coding sequence GTGCTGCGGCGGCCGTGGACCCTGCGGACCCGGCTCGTCGTCTCCGCCGTCTCCCTGATCGCCGTCGTCGCGGCCGTCATCGGGTCCGTCACCGCCATAGCGTTTCACAGCTACCTGTACGGCAAGCTCGACGACCAGCTCCACTCCATCGCCGTACGCGCCGAGCGGCCGCCCGGTCCGGGACCGGTACCGGAGGGGGCCGTGCCGGACAGCGTGGTGCCCGAGGCGCTGCTGCCCACGGCCCTGCGGGACGCCGGTCCGCTCGGCTTCATCGGGGGCGGCGGGCAGCCGCTCGGCACGTTCGGGGCCGTCGTCGACGACGGGGACGTCACCGCGTCGAAGGTCGTCGTCGAGGACAGCGGCCTCCGCTCCCAGGAGAGCGCCAAGCCCCTGACGGCGGCGCAGCAGCGGGCGCTGGAGGCGGCGGCTCCGGAGGCCGGCGAGGACGCCCGGAGCGTGGAGCTGCCCGGCCTCGGCGGCTACCGCGTGGAGGCCGCCACCACCGCCGAGGGCCGGACCGTCCTCGTCGGGATCCCCACCGCCGAGGTGAGCGGCGCCCTCACCACCCTGATCGTCGTCGAGGTCTGCGTCACCGCCGCCGGGCTCGTCGCCGCCTCCCTCGCGGGCACCGTCCTCGTCGGGGTCGCCCTGCGCCCGCTGCGCCGGGTCGCGGCCACCGCCACCCGGGTCGTCGAACTCCCGCTCCACAGCGGTGAGGTGGCGCTCCTCGAACGCGTCCCGGACGCCGAGGCAGATCCCCGTACCGAGGTCGGACAGGTCGGCGCGGCGCTCAACCGGATGCTGGGACACGTCGGTTCGGCGCTGGCCGCCCGGCAGGAGAGCGAGACGCGGGTCCGGCAGTTCGTCGCGGACGCCAGCCATGAGCTGCGCACCCCGCTCGCCTCGATCCGGGGGTACGCCGAGCTGACCCGGCGTGCGTCGGGCGGGGGCGCGTCGGCCGCCGACCCCGTCACCCGGCACGCGCTGGGGCGGATCGAGTCGGAGGCGGACCGGATGACCGGGCTGGTGGAGGATCTGCTGCTGCTCGCCCGGCTCGATGCGGGACGCCCGCTCTCGTACGAGAGCACTGATCTGCTGCCGTTGGTCGTGGACGCGGTGAGCGATGCCCGGGTGGCGGCCGCCGCCATGGAGACCGGGGACGACGCCCACCACCGCTGGCGGCTGGAGCTGCCCGACGAGCCCGTGACCGTACGCGCCGATCCCGCCCGGCTCCAGCAGGTCCTGGTGAACCTGCTGGCCAACGCCCGTACCCACACCCCTGCGGGGACCACCGTGACCGTCTCCGTACGGCCGCCGTCGCCCGCGTCCACCGTGGGGCCGGTGACTCTGGAGGTACGGGACGACGGGCCCGGGATCCCGCCCGAGCTGCTGCCGCACGTCTTCGAGCGGTTCGCCCGCGGGGACGCCTCCCGCACGCGCGGGGCGGCCGCCGAAAGGGCCACCGGCTCCACCGGGCTCGGTCTCGCCATCGTGCAGGCCGTCGTCTCCGCGCACGGCGGGCGCGTACGGGTGGAATCGGCGCCCGGCCGTACGGTCTTCGCGGTCGAGCTGCCCGCCGAAACGGCCGCCCACCAGGGTTCGGAGGGTGCTGAAACGGCCTCCCACCAGGGTGCACAGGGCGCCGAAACCGCCGCCCGCCAGGGTTCACAGGGCAGGGACAGGCTCACCACACCCGTGTGA